One segment of Miscanthus floridulus cultivar M001 unplaced genomic scaffold, ASM1932011v1 os_1452_1, whole genome shotgun sequence DNA contains the following:
- the LOC136534040 gene encoding uncharacterized protein, with translation MGLGQADDTDRRWHGRPLQVAGSAVARPTTAMARGLRGMPGAPRGDPARRAREARGRWTAARRGEARRPAAGNGTAWGWRSHGARRSCTSRRGAARGGGAVAGAAKGRGLSAGRGGAGEGGGGVARRGAVEGGGGGGGAQLS, from the coding sequence ATGGGCTTGGGTCAGGCCGACGATACGgaccggcggtggcacggccggccGCTGCAGGTGGCGGGGTCGGCCGTGGCGCGGCCGACGACAGCGATGGCGCGCGGCTTGCGCGGGATGCCCGGGGCTCCGCGCGGCGatccggctcgacgggcgcgggaggcaaGGGGGCGCTGGacggcggcaaggcggggcgaggcgcgGCGGCCAGCCGCGGGCAACGGCACTGCGTGGGGGTGGCGCAGCCACGGGGCGCGGCGCTCCTGCACTTCGAGGCGTGGCGCGGCGCGAGGCGGGGGGGCGGTGGCCGGCGCGGCCAAGGGGCGCGGGCTGTCCGCTGGGCGCGGTGGCGCGGGCGagggcggcggtggcgtggcgcggcgcggcgcggtcgagggcggcggcggtggcggcggagctcaGCTATCctag